The segment atgctGCACGCTATGGTTattgttgaaaatttaaaagtattaattCTGCCACAAAATTCTTAATGTAAAAGCACAATCCTTTTTGAGAGTTGCGCCAGTTGTCCTGGAAATGATAATATCTTGTAGGATTATTAGCTATTATACAAGATATTTTCCTTGAAACCTTTGGCTTCACCTAATTATAACTTTCTGAGAGCAGGTTGTGCTGGGCACATTGCTTGCAGCGTTGGTGCCTGTTGTTGGATTTAATGCAGTCATGACATCGGAacattttgcatcatttttggTATGTGAGTTTTATCGGTAATATGTGACTTTCTCCTTAATGTTGGCTTGcattatgaattttaagttTGTATGGTTGTAATTCTATATACAAGAATTCTTGTTAAAATGGTTGTTTTTAATGTTGTTACTGGTGTTTTGAATTTGGAAAACAAATACTTACATGAAAGTAATAATTGTTTGAATCTTCTGAATACAAAACATGACTTGTTCCAGTTGGCTACATATCCATTGTATTATTTATCGGATATGAATTTTCACCTTCTATGTTTGCCATATTACATTACTTTTTGTCTCTCTCACAATAGCTTCCTTCTGTCATTTATCTGCAGGTTTTCATTGTTATCCATGTGGTAGCTCTCGTGTATTATATCAAAGGGATTCTCTCCgctaaaatgtttaaaatagcTGTTACTCTTGTTGTATCAGTTGGCCTGTaagtttctttttcctctatttttcTACTGCTAATGAATTAGTAGTAAATCAAAATATCTCTCATTAATGTTTTATAACCTTGTGGAACAAAAATATAATCTCCATACTTTTGTATTATTTCCTCTTCAGGGTAGTGTGTATTGCTGCACTAACAGTTCTAGTAGCATTGGTTGCTACCAGCCCAACAAAGGGATGGAGTGGAAGAAGTTTGAGTCTTCTTGATCCGTATGCACTTTCATTCTTATAagatattcttatttattaattgtctCTAGTCCTTCTATTGGTGGAATCTGAGCATAATCTACCTTGAATCTTGGCGTGGTTGTGTTTATGTTCTTGATGGGTTCCTTTGCATCATAAATATGGAGAACCTACTCTCTATTACATTACAGTTTTCTCAATTCTTATTTccctctttgttttttttgtcGCCTTTGCATCATAGAGAGCAGTCATTATGGCAGCAAAGATAATAATCTGTTTGTATCATTCTGGATTCTGATTAGCTGAGTAAAATTTTGTGTTTCACTCCATGCTGACAGAACTTATGCAAGCAAGTATATACCAATTATTGCCAGTGTCAGCGAACATCAGCCCCCTACTTGGCCGTCCTATTTCATGGACATTAATGTTCTGGCATTCTTGGTTCCAGCTGGCATTATTGTAAGATTCAAATCTCAAACTGAATATGGATGAGCTTCTAGAAGATTTGTGCTTATAAATTGTATCAtcttatcttttatttgtttgcaGTCATGCTTCTTGCCTTTGTCTGATGCTAGCTCCTTTGTGGTCCTATATATTGTGACATCTGTATATTTTTCTGGAGTAATGGTAAGGAGAATATTGGAACAGCTTACTTTTAGTTATATTTCTTCTTCCATAATTTATGTGATTATTGTTGGGCTAACATTACAGGTGCGCCTTATGCTTGTACTTGCTCCAGCAGCATGCATCCTGTCTGGAATTGCTCTATCTCAATCTTTTGACATTTTTACACGGTCTATCAAATTTCAGCTTTTTGGAGCACCAGGAAACTCCATAGTTGATGTAAGCATGTTTCCTTTCATTGTTCTGCAACTGGAAATTCTTCTTTCACTCAATGAAGTCATTTAGCTCCACATCTAATATTCAGCTACCTGTTATGTTTTGACCATCAAGGCAGAGGATACTAGTTCTGCTAGTAGTGTGCCAGAGAATGATAGAGCAAAACCTAATAAAAGTGAAGACACGTTGAAGGAACGTCCCTCaagaaagaacaagaagaaagataagGAGCAATTGGAGAAGACTCATGTTGAGAAGACTTCGATTAagcccaaaaaagaaaagaagcttCTGGTTTTACCGCTGGAGGCATCTTTGATTGCTCTTATCTTACTTTTGTTTCTAGGTGCCTTCTATGTGGTATTTAGACCTTTTCTTCCTCTATGCATTTATAACAGTTATTTACTATTTCTTTATGGAATTAAGTGTGATATCATGTTCATCtgctaaaattaagaataaattaatcgAGTTTGTTCTTTCCTTTGCATATTTGATGAGTTtagaattaatatttcaaaacaatttcttccttgaaatCTTCAGATTCTTCTGGTTTTGACTTTTACCGGCCAagagaaaattgattattttctgttttcttttgatCTTCTCTCTCATCGtttaatgatttattgttaCTGCCTGATGAATAAAGGGGGTCTAACTATAATGTTTTGTATCTTATAGGTTCATTGTGTATGGGCAGCGGCAGAAGCTTATTCCGCTCCTTCAATAGTTTTAACATCTTATTCACATGATGGTCTGCATGTATTTGATGATTTTAGAGAGGCTTATGGATGGTTGAGTCACAATACTGATGTGGATGACAAAGTGAGTTTTCCACCTAACCTGTTCTACTAATTTGTTCTTTGGTTTTtgtagaattttctttttaataatcttGTTTTCTAAAACTTCATGGCAGAAATCTGTcagttttttatcttttcctgATATCATGGCATTTGTATGTAATTGCCTTATGATTTCTGTTCAATATCTGAGTGTTAAGGGCTACACTTCAATAATCAAATGGGCTTGTCTTTCCTTTTGCATTGATCCTGCAATATTGGTTCTATGTTGGTTTAAATGTGATGAATAAATTATTCTTGCTTTGTTTTGCTAGCCAAGAGCTAGGACTGAATCTTATGATggtacttttattttattttgcttgTCTGAAATATCTGTAACCATTGTATCAGTATTTCTTTCAAGTATGAGAAGACATAAGAGATGATGAATACATTCAGTGTGTTGTCTACTGCGACTGGTGGCTAGAAAATTACTTTGATGGATTCTGTGAcctgattttttttatagaaaactCCAAAAGATATATCATAGTATAAGGATCTTATGAACTCTGAATTTCAGTCTGCCAAcatggtttttcttttcttagtttGATGGATAGTGTGGCATCTTCCCACCTAGAATATATTAAGTaccattgatttttaataatttcatgcAGGTTGCATCATGGTGGGACTATGGTTACCAAACAACGGCCATGGCAAATCGGACAGTAATAGTTGACAATAATACCTGGAATAACACTCATATTGCAACTGTTGGTACTGCAATGTCTTCTCCTGAAAAGGCAGCGTGGGAAATATTCAACTCTCTGGATGTAAAATATGTTCTTGTTGTCTTTGGAGGTTTGCTCCCTTCTTTTATGCATAATCATCTTtcctaaaaattatttttctcatgaGTTATATTACTCGCTAGGTCTTGTTGGCTACCCCAGTGATGATATCAATAAGTTCCTATGGATGGTTCGTATAGGAGGGGGTGTGTTCCCTCATATAAAGGAACCTGATTACCTGGTAGGTTCCTTTTTCTAGCAATATTACCTTAAGGAAAATGAATCTTTGTATTCTGAACTTTTCTTCCCAATACTTTTTTATGCACTTGATTGATATTCTCCATAGCCAATGCTATTTTATTTGGGCTTAGCTATACTATATTTCTCATATAAATGTGACCCATGATTTTGTACCTTCTCTTTCTGTTTACAGAGAGATGGTCAGTACCGGATTGATTCTCAGGCCATGCCAACCATGCTAAATTGTCTCATGTATAAACTCTCATATTACAGGTCTGTGTTGGCTATGAACTTCTAAATTTACCTGTTAGGTTTTCTtctgttagttttttaattctGTACGTCTTTCCTGCAGGTTTGTGGAGACCGATGGCAAGGGCTTTGATAGAGTGAGACGGACAGAGATTGGGAAGAAACATTTCAAACTTACACATTTTGAGGAGGTAAGATTTTCTTATACTTAGCTAGGCCAATCAAAAATTGTTGTGTTAGAATGTTaaaagcttttaaaaaaaatgtgtatactTCATTGTAACTCTTTGAAGGAAAAAACTAAATCAATGCTTAGATGTTTCCCGTAAGATATGTCTTTTCAATTCAGGTATTCACAACTCACCATTGGATGGTTCGGATATACAAATTGAAACCTCCAAAGAATAGGATCCGTGGAAAGACAAAGAAATCAAAGATGGTATGTATAACGGTCTATTCTTCTGTCTAGAGCATGAGCATGGCCTGAAAATTGTTCTTTCATAACCTTTTACCTCTCTAACTGGCTTTACTCCTTTTGTGGCAGAAATCTAGCTCAAAAGGAAGTGTGGTAAGCAAGAAGAATCCATGGAATTAGGGAGCACTAATTATAGACAGGTGTTTTTAGATTGTTTCGACTGTAACTCAATATAACCGTACTTGAGCCTTTTGATGAGGACTACACGTGCATGGCAGGTAATTTTCTTCATAGAAAtggaaattataaatcaaaagatTTTGCAATCTTGATTTACCCCACATTGTTATATGCATAATTGGGTGGGTCAGCCCAAACAGCAGTAGCATAGGTGCACAAAGTATGACACCTTTAGGACATACTTGGCCTGTGTGATATGCATGACTAATGCCGTATTTGCATTCGATTTTAGTAAAGGGGGTTCGCTTCGTTTACAATATttacctttttcattttttagtaacctaatttattaaagaattaaaatactttagaaaattattaatacatGATTGCGAAGTCTTGTCGTTTAAAAAGTTGTAGCGGGCCGGTTTTTGTAGTGGATGGCTGAACTGTGTTTCTGTTGTCGCTTATCTCATTGGTATTATTAAGACAAAATGATGTTGGTCCAATCGTAATGTCCTGTTTCTGGAGCCTCGTGTAGAAGGTTTTATTACAGACGATCACACCAAGTCCACAAGCTTTCCAAATCTAAACGCAGCTTGATGTGAGGTCTTTATATGGACATAGTGAtcataataaaagataatgagAGTTTTCATATGTCAATATTGTTTGTAATTAATTAGTACAACATATAGATGTATATTAACTATATGCACTTAGGGTTAATTACATGATTAAGgaaatttataacaataaaataacgtACACTAGAATTGTCAATATTATTCGATTGAGTGATCTATAAATACCATCATATCCAAACTCAAGCTTCTTAGAAGTGTCATCCAAACCCACCTGCAAAAACtatcaaataatgtatttttttttttataagtttaaaaaattacaatttagtcTTTTACAATTCAAGATTAGAAATCCTAACCACCATTACCATCACAAATATAAACCAAAAcccatataaatttaaattaaccaaAATCACCACCTACCCAAACCCGCTACAACCGTCATACAACCCGACTCAAACTTGCTAGAACCATGTGGAatgaagaacaaaataaaagtgaaagGAAAAGAAGTGGTTGTTGATGACCAATTTTATATGcaaaagattaatttaaaaatttattaatttttgatgatataataattcaaaaaatgagATGATTAGGggtatattatttaatattttgatactgtgtaagaaattttttttatcaccGGAGTAAGGTGTCGAAAAAGTGTTTTCAAGCCAAATTTAGGGTGAGAAATGTAAATCACTctttgaaaaagataaaaaagttgtcaattataaatttattaaaatattaacatttgaTGAAAGGCAATTGTTAGCATAGAAgagttattgaaaattaatcGATAATGATTAGTaattgaaaatgtcaatttttttttttttttatcatagaAATGAAATTGAATCATTTAATTCTAAGAAtcaatcaatttcaaaaaatttacgTGGGCTGATGAGAGAATTGTTGTCAAATTATACACAGATATCTAAGTCTTACATAAAGGCACTTCACCCACATAACAGAAAACTGTAATTCAAACTCAATAATGAAACACAAGCACAAACTCCGCCAAGCGATTGACTCGCTTTACTCTTGTGGCCAAGTTACTACTGAAGAAGTATACACTCGCCTCGTGCTCGAATGTGCACGCGCCGGTGATGTTGAAGAAGCCAGGAGATTGGAGTCCCATATGTTACTCCATTCATATCAACCCGCCAACACATTCCTTGAAAATCGTCTCCTTCACTTGTTTGCGAAAGCCGGGAAGTTATCTTACGCCCGCAACCTGTTCGATAAAATGCCCAAAAGAGATATTTATTCTTGGAACGCTATGCTTTCTGCGTATGCAAAATCTGGGTCGATCGAGAATTTGAAAGCAGTGTTCAATCAAATGCCATCTCGTGATTCTGTTTCATATAATACGGTGATTGCGGGTTTTGCTGGTAATAGTTTTTCGCATGAGGCATTGGAGGTTTTTCTTAGAATGCAAGAAGATGGATTTGAGCCTACCGATTATACTCATGTGAGCGCCTTAAATGCATGTGCACAATCATTGGATTTGAGACGCGGGAAGCAGATTCATGGGAAGATTGTTGCTAGTAATTTAGGAGGTAATGCTTTTGTCTGGAATGCTCTTACTGATATGTATGCAAAGTGTGGAGAAATTGATAAGGCGAGGTGGCTTTTCAGTCGGATGAATAATAAGAACGCAGTTTCATGGAATTTGATGATTTCTGGATATCTGAGAAATGGGCAGCCTGGGAAATGTATTGATTTGTTTCGTGAAATGCAGGTACTGGGCTTCAGACCTGATGAGGTTACAGTTTCAAATGTTCTTTCAGCTTACTTTCAAATTGGGTGTATAGATGAGGCAGAGAAGTTATTCTGTGTAATAAGAGAAAAGGATAAGGTTTGTTGGACAACAATGATTGTTGGTTATGCGCAACATGGGAAGGAAGAGGATGCTTTGAGGTTGTTTGGTGATATGCTTCTAGAGAATGTAAGGCCTGACTGTTTTACTGTCTCAAGTGTGGTTAGTTCTTGTGCCAAACTAGCGTCTCTCCATCATGGTCAAGTTGTTCATGGGAAAGCCATTATTTTGGGGGTTGATGACGATTTGCAAGTGTCTAGTGCCCTTGTTGATATGTATTGTAAATGTGGAGTTACTAATGATGCTTGGATCATATTCAATATGATGCCGGCCAGGAATGTGgtttcttggaattccatgatCAATGGTTATGCACAAAATGGACTAGATTTAGAGGCTCTGGATCTGTATGAAAAAATGCTGATGGAGAACTTAAAACCAGATAGTTTTACTTTTGTAGCTGTTCTATGTGCTTGTATCCATTCATGTTTATTTGAGCATGggcaaaaatattttaattcaatcagTGAAATCCATGGATTAACACCTTCTCTGGGTCATTATGCCTGCATGGTTAATCTCCTAGGTCGTTCAGGTCAAATGAAGGAAGCAGTGGATCTGATTAAAAGGATGCCCCATGAACCGAATTCCCTAATTTGGTCCACACTTTTATCTGTTTGTGCTCTAAAAGGTGACATCAAGCATGGTGAGATGGCTGCTAGGTTTCTCTTTGAATTAGAACCACTCAATGCTGGTCCTTACATCATGCTTTCAAACATGTATGCTGCTGGTGGGAAATGGGAAGAAGTGGCTTCCATTAGGTCTCTCATGAAAAACAATAATGCTAAGAAGTTTGCTGCTTACAGTTGGATTGAGATAGATAACAAGGTCCACAAGTTTGTATCGGAGGATCGAACACATCCAGATACAAATCTTATATATGAAGAATTAAGAAGACTGGTCAAGAAGGTACAGGAAGCTGGCTTTACTCCAAACACAAAATGGGTTCTACATGATGTTCGGGAAGAAGAAAAGTTTGAATCTATTTGTTACCACAGCGAGAAACTTGCTTTGGCATTTGGTTTGATCAGAAGACCTCGTGGAGTGACACCTATAAAGATTATGAAGAACATTCGAGTTTGTGGTGACTGCCATGTCTTTATGAAGTTTGTGTCTAAAATTATTGGATGTCCTATTATATTGAGAGATTCTAACAGATTCCATCATTTTGAAGGAGGAAATTGCTCTTGCAAGGATTACTGGTAATGAGCATTCCCTGGGGAAGAGACATATGCTTAGTCTTCATACATATAAGTATGAAAAGAAACCTGCTTTAGCCAGGATGGACAATGTAAAGAAGCAAGAGCAATCTTTATATACCCATTTAAAAAGGGCAAAAATCATTTAGATTCTGGAAAACTAACAAGAAGAATATTACAGGAACTTCAAATTATATAGGACATCTACACTCTGAGAAACTGAAATGCTTTTGGGATAACTATCAGTACAGAAATTCTTAAAAAATCCCCAATGAAGGCTGGAATAATTTTCTGACCTAAAACTACAGAAATTAGGAGGAATCTCTGAAGATGCATAGAGTTCAAAGTGGACCAATGTGAGGGCTCATTGAACTTGGTTGTTTAGAAGGTACAAAATGTGAGAAGCACGATACAGATATGGCAAGGACACAGTAATATTTGTCGactttcttattttcatttaatgttTCTCAGTGAGGCTTGATACGTAACGATTATGATGACCATGAATTCCAGAGGCATCTCTGATTTTCAAGGTAACACATGAATAATTATACTTTGTCTGTTATACTGGCAGAAGAAGGCAAGGGGGAATGGACGGGGGAAGTAGGTCAACCGTCTCATATATTATACAGAAAGATCAATAATGTTACTTCCATCGCAGCCTAGATGGATGGAGGGACATTTTTTTTATGGGGTCTtgataatttaatgaaaaatcgaGTTCCTGCAAGATATTTAGGTACCAGGGGGGGATACTGGATTTATATTGTTGCTGTGAGCACCTTATGGCCTACAGTTGGGGAATAATTTCTGTAGCTTTCTATTAACTTGATGTGATGATCCGTGCGAACCAGTTGACTGATGGATGTAGCCATCAGCCCAAATGAACACAGTCGACAATGGATTGTGCACAGTGCTAATTTGATTCGATGGACCAAGAGAGTTTATTATTGGgcttatttttcctattttgttTCGGATTTGATGCATTGGAATGATAATTTTGGTTGGTTAAGATTTATGCACATGCCACCTTTGTTATGGGGTTCAAAATAACCCAAGATTATTCTATTACTTTAAcctttattattgatattatcttgcttaatttattagatataaaaaaatttaataatcttctatatatatacacttttaaatacatatttagatgtatatataatgtgttattattatataataaagtaattttgaattaaaaataaaataatatttaatcacatgataacgtatcacattttttttaattattttataaaagggTATACAAATAGCATTGCACAAATAGATAAGTCACTCTAGCATAGGGGTGGAATACAAACCTAATGGAGCCTGAATATCCTTTGATTCTatttcagtttgaataaaaaataactcaacTCAAGTTTGTCGAGTTAACATTAAAAGtggttcaaatttgattcgaatatattatttaaattcatgattcaaatttttgacttattaataaaatgatgtcatttaacaattatttaatataattcgaattgagtaataaaccaaatttgaattaaattgaccCATCTATCTAGCGTATAAGTTAAACCAAATCGAATATTTTCTAACTCGAATTTAgttcagttttaaaataaatttaaccttttaattttaatttagttcaaatttaaattaaataaattcaaatcaaactaaattaaatcagattagctttcaaatatgattcactttaGTTCGGGACCAGCACTACTATAACTCCGAAGCAATAGCCACGTACTAACAAAGGCAActattataaaaagataaatcttCGTTCCAATTATGATTATGACAAATGTAAGACCCTAGTGCTACACTtgcatttaaatcaaataattaaccaTCCAATCAACAATCTTGTcatcttttactatttattaatttatatagaagTTGACATAACTTATGGTGAGAAATATTTCCAACCAGTACTTGTGTGGTGGAAAATGCACAATTGGTCGGATAAACTTTGGTCACCAAAGTGGCCCCttttaacaaacaaattaattttaatccaGCACGATCAAACACAATCCGTCCCTGCCCTATCATTCTAGATTGTGATTTGTGATCATATCACaattgtcacttttttttttttttttttaaatcctccCTTCGGTTTTTTTTCCTCCATTacctttaatcttttttttataactaaagaTTTTCCTTAAATCAGACTTCTTCTTCAAGACTGTATAGACTCTATcgaataaatcaaaatttaaatttaataattaattttttaattataatatgtatttattaaattttgttccTAAAACCTCTCTGTTCGAGAATTCCAAACTCACCGCTCAATCTATCCTTGAATCCTTTcaagtttttatgttatatctATCGTCCTTGTTCCCAAACCTACTTTCCCCTTTGCTCCAAAAACGATCTTCAAATGTATTACAATTTGCAATCATGATAATTGAATAGTATATTATATCGTacattaaaaatctaattttttgtatcacatattaaatatcgtatcatacaatttttaaaaaataaaataataaaaaatctaattaacacatcatcattttaaaaaaatttataaatatttttaaaatttttaatatacacctttattacattattattttctcaaaaaaaaatatattaatttatattgataatatatattat is part of the Mangifera indica cultivar Alphonso chromosome 13, CATAS_Mindica_2.1, whole genome shotgun sequence genome and harbors:
- the LOC123195308 gene encoding dolichyl-diphosphooligosaccharide--protein glycosyltransferase subunit STT3A, which gives rise to MAAVEKAGETTLRNALGNVLSFSILLLIGVLAFSIRLFSVIKYESVIHEFDPYFNYRVTQFLTKNGIYDFWNWFDDRTWYPLGRVIGGTVYPGLTLTAGTLWWILNSLNIPLSVETVCVFTAPIFSAFASWATYLLTKEVKGTGAGLTAAALLAMVPSYISRSVAGSYDNEAVAIFALIFTFYLYIKTLNTGSLFYATLNAIAYFYMVCSWGGYTFIINLIPMHVLLCIVTGRYSSRLYIAYAPLVVLGTLLAALVPVVGFNAVMTSEHFASFLVFIVIHVVALVYYIKGILSAKMFKIAVTLVVSVGLVVCIAALTVLVALVATSPTKGWSGRSLSLLDPTYASKYIPIIASVSEHQPPTWPSYFMDINVLAFLVPAGIISCFLPLSDASSFVVLYIVTSVYFSGVMVRLMLVLAPAACILSGIALSQSFDIFTRSIKFQLFGAPGNSIVDAEDTSSASSVPENDRAKPNKSEDTLKERPSRKNKKKDKEQLEKTHVEKTSIKPKKEKKLLVLPLEASLIALILLLFLGAFYVVHCVWAAAEAYSAPSIVLTSYSHDGLHVFDDFREAYGWLSHNTDVDDKVASWWDYGYQTTAMANRTVIVDNNTWNNTHIATVGTAMSSPEKAAWEIFNSLDVKYVLVVFGGLVGYPSDDINKFLWMVRIGGGVFPHIKEPDYLRDGQYRIDSQAMPTMLNCLMYKLSYYRFVETDGKGFDRVRRTEIGKKHFKLTHFEEVFTTHHWMVRIYKLKPPKNRIRGKTKKSKMKSSSKGSVVSKKNPWN
- the LOC123194302 gene encoding pentatricopeptide repeat-containing protein At2g22070-like; translated protein: MKHKHKLRQAIDSLYSCGQVTTEEVYTRLVLECARAGDVEEARRLESHMLLHSYQPANTFLENRLLHLFAKAGKLSYARNLFDKMPKRDIYSWNAMLSAYAKSGSIENLKAVFNQMPSRDSVSYNTVIAGFAGNSFSHEALEVFLRMQEDGFEPTDYTHVSALNACAQSLDLRRGKQIHGKIVASNLGGNAFVWNALTDMYAKCGEIDKARWLFSRMNNKNAVSWNLMISGYLRNGQPGKCIDLFREMQVLGFRPDEVTVSNVLSAYFQIGCIDEAEKLFCVIREKDKVCWTTMIVGYAQHGKEEDALRLFGDMLLENVRPDCFTVSSVVSSCAKLASLHHGQVVHGKAIILGVDDDLQVSSALVDMYCKCGVTNDAWIIFNMMPARNVVSWNSMINGYAQNGLDLEALDLYEKMLMENLKPDSFTFVAVLCACIHSCLFEHGQKYFNSISEIHGLTPSLGHYACMVNLLGRSGQMKEAVDLIKRMPHEPNSLIWSTLLSVCALKGDIKHGEMAARFLFELEPLNAGPYIMLSNMYAAGGKWEEVASIRSLMKNNNAKKFAAYSWIEIDNKVHKFVSEDRTHPDTNLIYEELRRLVKKVQEAGFTPNTKWVLHDVREEEKFESICYHSEKLALAFGLIRRPRGVTPIKIMKNIRVCGDCHVFMKFVSKIIGCPIILRDSNRFHHFEGGNCSCKDYW